A single Methanomassiliicoccales archaeon DNA region contains:
- a CDS encoding TCP-1/cpn60 chaperonin family protein gives EKLAKATGATIVSKLSELSSKDLGHADLVEMRKYQEDEMTFVTGCKNPKSVSILIRGGTEHVVDEIERSLEDAMSVVAVAIEDGKMITGGGSTAVELAMRLREYAASVGGREQIAIDAFASALEVVPTALAENAGLDPIDVLIDLRKAHKSGEKTAGINVFTGKVADMLKENVLEPIRVGRQAINSATDAAVMILRIDDVIAAKGGTKPGPGQPGGPTEASLKPEED, from the coding sequence TGGAGAAATTGGCAAAGGCGACTGGTGCGACAATCGTCAGCAAGCTCAGTGAACTCAGCAGCAAGGACCTCGGTCATGCCGACCTCGTTGAAATGAGGAAATACCAGGAGGACGAGATGACCTTCGTCACAGGCTGCAAGAATCCAAAGTCTGTGTCAATCTTGATCCGTGGCGGTACAGAACATGTCGTAGATGAAATCGAACGCTCGCTTGAAGACGCGATGAGCGTTGTCGCAGTTGCGATTGAAGACGGCAAGATGATCACTGGCGGTGGGTCTACAGCCGTCGAGCTTGCGATGAGGCTGAGGGAATACGCCGCATCAGTCGGTGGAAGAGAACAGATCGCGATCGACGCCTTTGCGAGCGCCCTTGAGGTTGTACCGACAGCACTCGCTGAGAATGCTGGTCTTGATCCCATCGATGTGTTGATCGACCTCAGGAAGGCCCACAAGTCTGGTGAGAAGACAGCGGGGATCAATGTCTTCACGGGCAAAGTCGCCGATATGCTAAAGGAAAATGTCTTAGAGCCGATCCGCGTCGGCAGACAGGCGATCAACTCTGCGACCGATGCCGCGGTCATGATCCTGAGGATCGATGACGTCATCGCCGCAAAGGGTGGGACCAAGCCTGGACCGGGACAGCCGGGTGGGCCCACCGAGGCTAGTCTAAAACCTGAAGAAGACTGA
- the dnaK gene encoding molecular chaperone DnaK: MPKIIGIDLGTSNSAAAVMEGGRPTIIPSAEGTSLGGKAFPSYVAFTKDGQLLVGEPARRQAITNPEGTITAIKRKMGTDYKVRVFGKEYTPQQISAFILQKIKRDAEAYLGEEVKKAVITVPAYFNDNQRQATKDAGEIAGLEVVRIINEPTAAALAYGIDKAGKSQKIMVFDLGGGTLDVTIMEFSEGVFEVLSTSGDTQLGGTDMDEALIRYVVENFKKDTGIDLTQDKMAMWRVREACEKAKIELSTTMSTYINLPFITADASGPKHLAMTITRAKLEELVTPIVERCKGPMITAMDDANLKPDDIDSVILVGGPTRMPIVQRLVERVVGKKIQRGIDPMECVAMGAAIQGAVLAGEIKDVLLLDVTPLSLGIETLGGITTKLIERNTTIPTRKSQIFTTAADNQTSVEIHVVQGEREMAKDNTSLGRFHLTGIPPAPRGVPQIEVTFDIDANGILHVSAKDLGTGKQQSITITASTKLSKEEIERMIAEAQKFAEQDKKQREKVEAINQADAMIYNANKTLQELGEKVTKEEKERIEKAIEELKAAMSGGETATIKAKTDVLMKEVFQMSSRIYQTASHQKEEGSQKKGSGAGGKGDDKGDGEGFVDADYKIVDDK; encoded by the coding sequence ATGCCAAAGATCATCGGAATTGATCTCGGAACGAGTAACTCGGCGGCAGCTGTGATGGAGGGTGGAAGACCAACGATTATTCCGAGCGCCGAAGGAACAAGCCTCGGAGGGAAAGCTTTCCCCTCATATGTTGCCTTTACAAAGGATGGTCAGTTGCTGGTAGGAGAACCGGCTAGACGACAAGCGATTACGAATCCTGAGGGCACGATTACGGCGATCAAAAGGAAAATGGGGACGGATTATAAGGTTAGAGTTTTTGGGAAGGAGTACACGCCTCAGCAGATATCGGCGTTTATTCTTCAAAAGATCAAACGGGATGCGGAGGCATATCTTGGAGAAGAGGTAAAGAAAGCGGTCATTACGGTTCCTGCGTATTTCAACGATAATCAGAGGCAAGCGACCAAGGACGCTGGTGAGATCGCGGGACTTGAGGTCGTGAGGATTATCAACGAGCCGACAGCAGCCGCGCTCGCATACGGCATTGACAAGGCAGGAAAATCTCAAAAGATCATGGTCTTCGATCTTGGTGGCGGTACACTTGATGTGACGATCATGGAGTTCAGCGAGGGCGTTTTCGAAGTTCTTTCGACGAGTGGAGATACTCAGCTCGGTGGAACCGATATGGATGAAGCACTTATCAGGTACGTCGTGGAGAATTTCAAGAAAGACACAGGCATCGATCTGACGCAGGACAAAATGGCGATGTGGAGGGTAAGGGAGGCCTGCGAAAAAGCCAAAATTGAGCTTTCGACGACGATGTCAACATACATCAACCTCCCATTCATCACAGCGGACGCATCCGGTCCAAAGCACCTAGCGATGACGATCACGAGGGCAAAACTCGAGGAACTAGTCACGCCGATTGTTGAGAGATGCAAGGGCCCAATGATCACAGCGATGGACGATGCTAATCTGAAACCAGATGACATCGATTCGGTCATCCTTGTAGGTGGTCCGACGCGGATGCCGATCGTTCAGAGGCTCGTTGAAAGGGTCGTAGGCAAAAAGATCCAGAGGGGAATTGATCCAATGGAATGCGTTGCCATGGGAGCAGCGATTCAGGGAGCCGTCCTAGCGGGAGAGATCAAGGACGTCCTGCTCCTCGACGTGACGCCACTCTCCCTTGGCATCGAAACGCTTGGTGGGATCACCACCAAGTTGATCGAACGAAACACGACGATCCCGACGAGGAAGAGCCAGATATTTACAACAGCCGCCGATAACCAGACGAGTGTGGAGATCCATGTCGTGCAAGGCGAGAGGGAAATGGCAAAGGACAACACCTCCCTGGGAAGGTTCCACCTCACCGGCATTCCACCTGCTCCTAGGGGGGTTCCGCAGATCGAGGTCACATTTGATATCGACGCCAACGGAATATTACATGTTTCCGCGAAAGATCTCGGAACTGGCAAACAACAGAGCATCACGATCACGGCGAGTACAAAGCTTTCAAAGGAAGAGATCGAGAGAATGATCGCTGAAGCTCAGAAGTTCGCTGAGCAGGATAAGAAGCAGAGAGAGAAAGTTGAAGCGATCAACCAGGCTGACGCGATGATTTACAATGCGAACAAGACATTGCAGGAACTCGGGGAGAAGGTGACTAAGGAAGAAAAAGAGAGGATTGAAAAGGCGATCGAGGAATTGAAAGCAGCGATGTCTGGTGGCGAGACGGCGACGATCAAAGCAAAGACGGACGTACTCATGAAGGAAGTCTTCCAGATGTCTTCCCGGATCTACCAGACCGCCTCCCACCAGAAAGAGGAGGGAAGCCAGAAAAAAGGCAGCGGAGCGGGCGGAAAGGGCGACGATAAAGGCGATGGTGAAGGATTTGTCGACGCTGACTACAAGATCGTCGATGATAAATGA
- the dnaJ gene encoding molecular chaperone DnaJ, with protein MTKRDYYEILGVSRDATVDEIKKAYRRLARQYHPDVSQLDRKTAEEKFKEISEAYEVLVDEEKRKLYDMYGHAGVTGQFRDGQFTWRDFSHMSDLRDIFSDLGNFGFGDFAFGDLGFGDSIFDILFGRRDGYRRAREGPRRGQSLRYDIEITLQEAANGVTKEIAIPHSVKCEDCGGTGAKDGKISTCPACDGKGQKSTVERRGYSQFISITTCPRCRGTGRIVVEPCPRCHGEGVTYKTSRISITIPKGVEDGTRLRIPGAGEADAEGGPPGDLFVVVHVKEDELFKRNGADIWIEWPISFPQAALGAEIEVPTLWGKAKLKIPPGTQGGTVFRLKGSGIEKFDGSGRGDQFVRVKIEVPQKLTEEQKNLLKKFAELENEPKGRFSRFRKGS; from the coding sequence ATGACAAAACGCGATTACTACGAGATACTGGGCGTTAGCAGGGACGCCACAGTCGACGAGATCAAGAAGGCTTACCGAAGGTTAGCGCGACAGTATCATCCAGATGTGTCACAACTGGATAGGAAGACGGCAGAGGAGAAATTCAAGGAGATTTCGGAAGCATATGAGGTTCTCGTCGACGAGGAAAAGAGAAAGCTCTATGACATGTACGGGCACGCAGGTGTGACTGGGCAGTTCAGAGACGGCCAGTTTACCTGGAGGGATTTCAGTCACATGTCCGATCTGCGTGATATATTCTCAGATCTAGGCAATTTCGGATTTGGCGACTTCGCATTCGGCGACCTTGGATTTGGCGATAGTATCTTTGATATTCTTTTTGGCCGCAGGGACGGGTATCGTAGGGCGAGAGAGGGACCGCGAAGGGGACAGTCCCTGCGCTATGACATCGAAATCACGCTACAGGAAGCTGCGAACGGGGTAACAAAGGAGATTGCAATCCCTCATTCGGTGAAATGCGAAGATTGCGGTGGCACAGGCGCGAAGGATGGTAAGATCTCCACCTGCCCAGCCTGTGATGGGAAGGGGCAGAAGAGCACAGTCGAGCGCAGAGGTTACAGCCAGTTCATTTCAATTACCACTTGTCCGAGATGCAGGGGAACCGGGAGGATCGTCGTCGAGCCATGCCCGAGATGTCATGGCGAGGGCGTTACTTACAAGACTTCAAGGATCAGTATCACAATTCCAAAAGGCGTTGAAGACGGCACGCGTCTTCGCATACCAGGCGCTGGGGAAGCCGATGCGGAGGGGGGACCGCCAGGCGACTTATTCGTCGTAGTGCACGTAAAGGAAGACGAGCTCTTCAAACGTAATGGCGCGGATATTTGGATTGAATGGCCGATCTCGTTCCCTCAGGCAGCACTCGGTGCTGAGATCGAAGTCCCGACTCTTTGGGGCAAAGCGAAGTTAAAGATACCCCCGGGTACGCAGGGCGGCACGGTATTCAGGTTGAAGGGAAGTGGGATCGAGAAATTTGACGGCTCTGGCAGAGGGGATCAGTTCGTGCGGGTTAAAATTGAGGTGCCCCAGAAGCTGACCGAAGAGCAAAAGAATCTGTTAAAAAAGTTTGCAGAATTGGAGAACGAGCCGAAGGGAAGGTTTAGCAGGTTTAGGAAAGGCTCCTGA
- a CDS encoding nucleotide exchange factor GrpE, protein MMEEKGTNANTTEVTEETKDHGEVQRLLSENESLRKQIEELKKELDKQTNLAKEYLDLAKRIQADFDNHKKRVVKEKEEIIRCANENLICDLLPTIDDLERALSANCQPEELRVGLNHIYNNLMSLLHSYGLKEIPSDGKFDPEYHEAIAIEDGEDGKILGVYQKGYLLGSRVIRHSKVKVAKEKSGGDDNAKDHRN, encoded by the coding sequence ATGATGGAAGAAAAGGGGACGAATGCCAACACGACGGAGGTAACTGAGGAAACGAAAGACCATGGGGAAGTGCAGCGCCTTCTTTCTGAAAATGAGAGCCTTCGCAAGCAGATAGAAGAATTGAAAAAAGAACTGGACAAACAAACGAATTTGGCTAAGGAATATTTGGACCTGGCAAAGCGTATCCAGGCCGATTTCGATAACCATAAGAAGCGTGTTGTGAAAGAGAAAGAAGAGATTATACGGTGCGCCAATGAGAATCTCATCTGCGATCTCCTGCCCACAATAGATGACCTTGAAAGGGCTCTGAGTGCGAATTGCCAGCCCGAGGAACTCAGAGTCGGTTTGAATCACATTTACAATAACTTAATGTCATTGCTTCATAGCTATGGTCTGAAGGAGATACCTTCAGACGGCAAATTCGATCCAGAATATCATGAGGCAATTGCAATTGAAGATGGAGAGGATGGAAAGATCCTTGGGGTGTACCAAAAGGGGTATCTCCTTGGATCGAGGGTTATCAGACATTCAAAAGTGAAAGTGGCAAAAGAGAAATCGGGAGGTGATGATAATGCCAAAGATCATCGGAATTGA